GCAACCAGTGCATCAACCTCCTCTTTGGTATTATACATACCGAATGAGGCACGAACTGTTCCCTCAATGCCGAGATTTTGCATAAGCGGCTGAGCGCAATGATGTCCGGTGCGGACAGCAATTCCAAGGCGGTCGAGCAATGTGCCCATATCAAAGTGATGAATGTTTCCTACAAGGAAAGAGATTACACTACCCTTCTGATCTGCCTCGCCAAAGATTCTCATGCCTTCAATTGCTTTAAGGCGTTGCATGGCGTAGGTTGTAAGCTCGTGTTCATAAGCACCAATCTGATCCATTCCAATCTTTGAGACATAGTCAAGAGAGACAGCCAGTGCGGTGGTTCCGATATAATCGGGGGTACCTGCTTCAAACTTGAAAGGAAGTTCATTGAATACTGTCTTCTCAAAGCTTACTGTCTGAATCATCTCTCCTCCCCCTTGGTAAGGCGGAAGTTTATCGAGCCATTCTTCCTTTCCGTAAAGAACACCGACACCCGTTGGGCCGTATATCTTGTGTCCGGAAAAGGCATAGAAATCTGCATCCAAGTCCTGAACATCTACTTTCATGTGAGGAACAGACTGTGCACCATCTACTAAAACAGGCACGTCGTGCTCATGAGCAAAGGCAATCATCTCCTTAACCGGATTGATGGTTCCCAGCACATTGGAAACATGCGCTATAGAAACCAGCTTTGTCCGTTCAGAGAAGAACGATTTATACTCGTCCATGATCAGTTCGCCCTTTTCATTGATAGGCACCACCTTTATAGTGATTCCTTTGCGGGCAGCAAGCATCTGCCAGGGAACAATATTACTGTGGTGTTCCATCACGGAGATGATAATCTCATCGCCTTCCTTGCAAAAAGCTTCGCCGAAACTGAAGGCAAGAAGATTGATTGATTCCGTGGTGCCACGGGTAAATATAATTTCGTTTGTACTGCGGGCATTGATAAACTGCTGAACAGTTTTACGTGAACCTTCGTGCAATTCCGTAGCTTGCTGGCTCAGGAAGTGAACTCCGCGGTGAACATTTGCATTCACTGAGTAATACTCCTCTGTGATTGCTTCGACCATACAGCGGGGCTTCTGAGTGGTTGCTCCGTTATCGAAATATATCAAAGGTTTGCCGTACACTTCGCGTTGAAGTATAGGGAAGTCCTTACGAATAGCTTCTATATTGATCATTGATTTATTTTTTATTTATCAATAAACTTATTTGCACCCTGCGCAACCCACACATTTGCTTAATTCGCCACGGAAGCGTTTCTCTATCAACAGATGCAGACGTTCTTTAAGAACATCTATGCGGATATTGTCAACTACTTCATTAACGAAAGCAAACATAAGCAGTAAGCGGGCTTCTCTTTGAGAAATACCGCGAGCCTGCATATAGAAAAGAGCTCCTTCATCCAGTTGTCCAACCGTTGCTCCATGCCCGCACTTCACATCGTCGGCATAGATTTCCAGCTGTGGCTGAGTATACATTCTGGCTTCTTTGGTTATACAAAGATTCCTGTTTGTTTGCTGAGAGAATGTTTTCTGAGCATCCTTACGAACCAAAACCTTTCCGGCAAATGCACCACGTGCTTCGTCGTCAAGAACATATTTAAAGAGTTCATTGCTGGTGCAGTTGGAAACTGCATGATCAATGAATGTATGATTGTCTACATGCTGATTCTTGTCTGCAATAACCATACCGCAAAGGGTGATCTCGGCATGTTCTCCTGCCAATAATACTTGGGTACGGTTACGGGTGGTACCATTATGCAATGTCATTCCGTTAATCAGAACATTTGATCCTGCCTCCTGACGTACATAACAATTAGAGATGCGTGTATTTGCTATATGTGTTTCTTCCAGTTCATAAAGATCAAGTACAGAATTCTCACCTGCAAACACCTCGATTACCTGAGTAGTGAGGAAATTCACCTGATCCTGTGCATGATCACAAACCAGAAGTTTTGCCTGTGCCCCGTCTTCAAGAACCACAAGTGCACGACGGTTGACCATGAAATCTACATCGGCACGGAGAATATTCACTAACTGAATGGTGCGTTCCACCACTACCCCTTTGGGGATATAAAGGAAAACGCCATCTTGTACGAATGCAGTATTGAATGCTGTAACCCCGTCTTC
This genomic interval from uncultured Bacteroides sp. contains the following:
- a CDS encoding cysteine desulfurase → MINIEAIRKDFPILQREVYGKPLIYFDNGATTQKPRCMVEAITEEYYSVNANVHRGVHFLSQQATELHEGSRKTVQQFINARSTNEIIFTRGTTESINLLAFSFGEAFCKEGDEIIISVMEHHSNIVPWQMLAARKGITIKVVPINEKGELIMDEYKSFFSERTKLVSIAHVSNVLGTINPVKEMIAFAHEHDVPVLVDGAQSVPHMKVDVQDLDADFYAFSGHKIYGPTGVGVLYGKEEWLDKLPPYQGGGEMIQTVSFEKTVFNELPFKFEAGTPDYIGTTALAVSLDYVSKIGMDQIGAYEHELTTYAMQRLKAIEGMRIFGEADQKGSVISFLVGNIHHFDMGTLLDRLGIAVRTGHHCAQPLMQNLGIEGTVRASFGMYNTKEEVDALVAGIERVRKMF
- the sufD gene encoding Fe-S cluster assembly protein SufD encodes the protein MMVEQQYIDLFSQCEAMICSHSAEVLNAKRVEAFADFERLGFPTQKLEDYKYTDISEAFAPDYGLNLNRLEIPVNPYEVFKCDVPNMSTSLYFVVNDAFYTKEQPKVDLPEGVLMGSLKKMAESHPELVSKYYGKLAKTSEDGVTAFNTAFVQDGVFLYIPKGVVVERTIQLVNILRADVDFMVNRRALVVLEDGAQAKLLVCDHAQDQVNFLTTQVIEVFAGENSVLDLYELEETHIANTRISNCYVRQEAGSNVLINGMTLHNGTTRNRTQVLLAGEHAEITLCGMVIADKNQHVDNHTFIDHAVSNCTSNELFKYVLDDEARGAFAGKVLVRKDAQKTFSQQTNRNLCITKEARMYTQPQLEIYADDVKCGHGATVGQLDEGALFYMQARGISQREARLLLMFAFVNEVVDNIRIDVLKERLHLLIEKRFRGELSKCVGCAGCK